In Chrysiogenes arsenatis DSM 11915, the following proteins share a genomic window:
- a CDS encoding saccharopine dehydrogenase family protein, translated as MSTVLIIGAGGVGRVVAHKCAMNSDVFTRIVLASRTLSKCEQIRDEITAAKLEVAAVDADNVPELVALIRNVQPKLVINVALPYQDLTIMDACLETGVDYLDTANYEPIDEAKFEYKWQWDYQDRFKEKGLMALLGSGFDPGVTNVFCAYAQQYLFDEIHYVDILDANGGDHGYPFATNFNPEINIREVTAKGRYWEEGEWKETEPLSEHFEFNFQQIGPKECYLMYHEELESLAKNIKGLKRIRFYMTFSQNYLTHLRVLENVGMTRIDPVLYNGVEIVPLQFLKAVLPNPGDLGIRTKGKTNIGCIITGIGKDGKPKKIHIYNVCDHEECYREVMSQAISYTTGVPAMIGAMCILKKEWHRPGVWNMEEFDAMPFMNYLNQHGLPWQVEELEV; from the coding sequence ATGAGTACGGTACTGATTATCGGCGCTGGCGGCGTAGGCCGCGTGGTCGCACATAAGTGCGCGATGAATTCTGACGTGTTTACCCGCATAGTTCTTGCGAGCCGCACCCTGTCGAAATGCGAGCAAATCCGCGACGAAATCACCGCTGCGAAGCTAGAAGTCGCTGCTGTCGACGCTGATAATGTCCCAGAACTGGTCGCGCTGATCCGTAACGTTCAACCGAAACTCGTCATCAACGTGGCACTTCCCTATCAGGATCTCACCATCATGGATGCCTGCCTAGAAACCGGCGTGGACTACCTTGACACCGCCAACTACGAGCCCATCGACGAAGCCAAGTTCGAATACAAGTGGCAATGGGACTATCAGGATCGCTTCAAAGAAAAAGGACTGATGGCGCTGCTCGGCTCCGGTTTTGACCCCGGCGTGACCAACGTTTTCTGCGCCTACGCCCAGCAATACCTATTCGACGAAATTCACTACGTCGACATTCTGGATGCTAACGGCGGCGACCACGGCTACCCATTCGCCACAAACTTCAACCCTGAAATCAACATCCGCGAAGTGACCGCCAAAGGGCGCTATTGGGAAGAAGGGGAATGGAAAGAAACCGAACCCCTTTCCGAACATTTCGAATTCAACTTTCAACAAATCGGCCCGAAAGAGTGCTACCTGATGTACCACGAAGAGCTAGAATCGCTCGCCAAAAACATCAAAGGACTCAAGCGGATCCGCTTCTATATGACGTTCTCGCAAAACTACCTCACCCACCTGCGCGTACTGGAAAACGTCGGCATGACTCGCATTGACCCCGTGCTCTACAACGGCGTGGAAATCGTGCCGCTACAATTCCTGAAAGCCGTATTGCCCAATCCCGGCGACCTCGGCATCCGCACCAAAGGGAAAACCAACATCGGCTGCATCATCACCGGCATTGGCAAAGACGGCAAACCAAAGAAAATCCACATCTACAACGTCTGCGACCACGAAGAGTGCTACCGCGAAGTGATGTCACAGGCCATTTCGTACACCACCGGCGTTCCCGCTATGATCGGCGCAATGTGCATCCTGAAAAAAGAGTGGCACCGCCCCGGCGTGTGGAATATGGAAGAGTTCGACGCCATGCCGTTTATGAACTACCTCAATCA